GGGAGGATGCAGGCGAGACTGCGGCCTCAGGTCGTGCCGGCATTCCCATCACAGATGACCTCTCCATTCTGATGGAGCGAGGAGAGGTTGTGATCGATTTTTCCTCGCCCTCGGCGACACTGGAACATATGCGGACCGTTGCTCACCACCGACGGGCC
This is a stretch of genomic DNA from Nitrospirota bacterium. It encodes these proteins:
- a CDS encoding 4-hydroxy-tetrahydrodipicolinate reductase, with product MIKIIVAGAAGRMGCRLVSLIRDSTALTLAGALEGKGHPALGEDAGETAASGRAGIPITDDLSILMERGEVVIDFSSPSATLEHMRTVAHHRRA